The following coding sequences lie in one Marispirochaeta sp. genomic window:
- a CDS encoding homocysteine biosynthesis protein, producing the protein MKNTQARAENQLKSIDDINRKIESRTAVVMTAEEVIGYVEKKGLAEAAREIDVVTTATFGPMCSSGVFINLGHSRPKIRITQAWIDDVEVYSGIAAVDLYLGATQLQVNDPANLYYPGEFRFGGGHVIEKLVRGEKVQLYARSYGTDDYPLREVRSEFSLAEINQAVMTNPRNCYQNYNAAVNSSEKLIHTYLGALKPNFGSIGYSSAGQLSPLLNDPFYRSIGIGSKVWLAGAPGIVYAPGTQHSPDAPRGENGVPIDGAGTLGLTADLKQMDPEFVRGVSIKGYGVSLALGVSIPIPITSPEVLKWCTVKDEEIIAPVIDYAVDYPKNTGKVLTRVSYADLRRGEIQLFGRTVETGSLSSYAKAVKAANILADRIRNGEFTVNSPAAPLPLHGSSSPMPAAGQGVR; encoded by the coding sequence ATGAAAAACACACAAGCGCGGGCAGAAAACCAGCTGAAAAGCATTGACGATATCAACAGAAAAATCGAATCCCGTACAGCTGTGGTAATGACCGCCGAAGAGGTTATCGGCTATGTAGAAAAGAAGGGCCTTGCAGAAGCTGCCAGGGAGATCGACGTGGTTACCACCGCCACCTTCGGCCCCATGTGCTCCTCCGGGGTTTTCATAAACCTGGGCCACTCCAGGCCGAAGATCCGTATAACCCAGGCATGGATAGACGACGTGGAGGTCTACTCGGGAATCGCTGCCGTGGACCTCTACCTTGGGGCAACCCAGCTGCAGGTCAACGATCCTGCCAACCTGTACTACCCGGGAGAGTTCCGCTTCGGCGGCGGTCATGTTATAGAAAAACTGGTCCGGGGAGAGAAGGTCCAACTCTACGCCCGGTCCTACGGCACAGACGACTATCCGCTGCGCGAGGTCCGCAGCGAGTTCAGCCTGGCGGAGATAAACCAGGCAGTCATGACCAACCCCCGCAACTGCTACCAGAATTATAACGCCGCGGTCAACTCCTCGGAAAAGCTGATCCATACCTATCTGGGGGCTCTTAAACCGAATTTCGGCTCCATTGGATACTCCTCAGCGGGGCAGCTGAGTCCCCTGCTGAATGACCCCTTCTACCGTTCCATCGGCATCGGCAGCAAGGTGTGGCTGGCCGGTGCTCCGGGAATCGTCTACGCCCCGGGAACCCAGCACAGCCCGGACGCCCCGCGAGGCGAAAACGGAGTCCCCATCGACGGTGCTGGTACCCTGGGTTTAACGGCGGACCTTAAGCAGATGGACCCTGAGTTTGTGAGAGGGGTCTCCATCAAGGGTTACGGCGTAAGCCTTGCCCTTGGGGTGTCCATTCCGATTCCCATTACCAGTCCCGAAGTGCTCAAATGGTGCACGGTAAAGGACGAAGAGATCATAGCACCGGTAATCGACTATGCTGTGGATTACCCGAAGAATACCGGCAAGGTGCTTACCCGCGTAAGCTATGCCGACCTGCGCCGCGGAGAGATTCAGCTCTTCGGACGTACTGTGGAGACAGGCAGTCTCTCCTCATACGCCAAGGCCGTAAAAGCGGCGAATATCCTGGCCGACCGCATACGGAACGGAGAGTTCACCGTCAATTCCCCGGCCGCGCCGCTTCCGCTGCACGGAAGCAGCTCCCCGATGCCCGCCGCCGGGCAAGGAGTCCGCTGA